The Astyanax mexicanus isolate ESR-SI-001 chromosome 4, AstMex3_surface, whole genome shotgun sequence genome segment tacttctggctcttgtgtttgatctgaaagatcaggaagtgtgtgaacatctgcgtcagggttttgggaatttctccactctcagcttcactcagcattctctctaaaacagtggctgtaatccagcagaagaccggtatgtggcacatgatgtagaggcttcttgaagacctgatgtgtgtgaagactttgttggccaggtcctgatcACTGATCCTCTTattgaagtactcctgtttctgagggtcactgaaaccccgcacttctgttacctgatcaacacactcaggagggatctgactgactgctgctggtcgagaggtggtcgagaggtgatccagaggagagcagagggaagcagattccccttgatgaggttcgtcagcaggacatccactgaggtttgctcttctatattcaccaagttctcattgttctggaaatccagaggcagtcgacactcatccagaccatcaaaaatgaacatgatcttgtagctcttataatgtcttggttttaaatcttgtgtttctgggaaaaagctctgaagaagattcacaagactgagcttcttctccttcatcagattcagctctctaaaaggaagtggaaatatgaagagaatgtcctgatttacttctccttcagaccagtccagaatgaacttctgcacagagactgtttttccaattccagcaactcctttagtcagtacagttctgatgggtcgtttctgttctggtaatggtttaaagatgtcgttgcatttgattggtttttcctgtgttgtttttttcctggatgcagcttccatctgtttcacctcatgttcctgattgacatctcctccatctccctctgtgatgtagagctcagtgtagatctcattcagaagtgctgactttacatggcctgagattccttcattaagtatctgatatttatctctcagcttggatttgagctttcgttggcatgctggggccaattctgataacagaggaagagaataaggaaaatgtaattagCTATGATCTTCATGAAAGACCCCTGTGTAGAACAACTTTGATACAGTAGATAATTTTAaggtttaaggatacatttgatgctgtgacacaatatcttataATTAAAAAATCCAGATAACTATTGCTATTTATTCTAATTTGAAAAGTAGAACTCCACTgaggaaataaattagcactagttgttccccattctcatgacccagaactcttactgctctctagtgtgttggcgaggtctgcctgattcatgttcctcaggatgtgcagtgtgaccttcagcaccccctccttctgaccgtcctccacctctccctcagagcatgctgggtaatctggatttaggagattcttgaatgtgttcagctcgttcttcactagagagataaacttctcctgcagctcctggtTAAGAACAAACAACATAGAATCAATAAAACTGTTACAGTTTttcacagggagagagagatgatgacactgatctgatGAGAAAATGAGTTATAGATGCTCTGGTCtgtaaaatgatttaaacatcatgttgctgagcagcatcttattgcattaatatcaacattatttaatatataatacagttataatactcTATTAAACTGAAGGTGAATAAATTATGATTAGTATCAAAACTTTAAAGTAAAGttacatttatatgtaaaataaatcaggGAGATTCACATCATATATATGGTTCAGtactaaccttgaatatgtggtccagttcttttctggaaaagttttttttcttctcactgtggatgaacagaaaagccacactgtaatccacattattaaatcagctgatctaaaaaaaacgtgtttcaataaaatatggtgagattattaataaaataaagaatgacagcaaataacagatacaaagaaaagattaatctgtaattaaaataaaatgtaaataaatgtatcaggAATACCAGAACCAAGAGAGACACGCTGATATGAgtcaaacagtttaaacagtttattaacaaaaggGACAAGCAGATAAGGATAGTCTaaagcaggcagggtcagtaacataaagccagcataaacaaacaacataccagtagAGAGGAGAAAGCAGGGTCGGTacacagagaaatagacagaagtGGAAGAAGCAGAAGGGTGGTCTAATAACAAGCAACAGAAagcaacaaacaataaactgagcaaggcaaaaagggtaaacagtaaaacagaaagGGGTCAATAAACGATAAGGCAGAATAACAAAGAGATACGtgtcgtagaagagctagggaacctagattcaatactcagcaactaATAGctgaaactgaggggtatttatactcaaacATTCAGGTGAGCAATCAGTAGCTGTAGCTCAGTAGCTCAGCAGcaatgtgaatgtaattagaaagaaaacagctaaaagGTTTTCCAGAATTTCaattaacaaaatatgttttaaagtgtATTATAATTAATTCTGAATACATTACTGGTCTATGTATTGTACTAAAACACATTCTCCCATTACTGGATGTACGCACTCACCCCAGCAACTGAGATGATAAATATATGCACGACAGATGATGACGTTTTATTCAATGctattaaagaaacaataaatgtccTGTTTTCAATACACTGGAACATAGTTTTAGAAGCAATAATCCTAGCAAAAAAAATTTTTCCACCAGACACATAAAGCACTTTGTGGTTTGGCCACCAGATGGcgctaatgtgctctgtgtcatAAAGCTTTGAGTAGAGAATATTTTTCGTACAGTTAGGAGAAACGATTCAGCGCTTATATAAGCTTTAGTttaccatcaataatattttagatacGTTAGCAGAGCAATTTCAGCAGAAGTAGCATTAATGGTGTTTAATTTAGTATAAAAGAGGAGAGAACAGAGCACAtgtacacacatggacaaaattgttggtaccccgcggttaatgaaagaaaaatccacaatggtcacagaaataattagaatctgacaaaagtaataataaataaaaatgctttaaaaatgaacATATGAAAGTCAGATATTGCTTTTCAGCCATGCTTCAACagaagtatataaaatatatataaaaatctcatGAAACAGGCCTGAGCAGACATGATGGTAgccttaacttaatattttgttgcacaaccttttaaggtaatcactgcaattaaacgattcctgcagctctcagcaggtattttggtccactcctcaTGAGATAACTGCTCCTGCTGTCTCAGTGGTGAAAGAGCCTTTTCCAGACGCCTccatgtttcagctccttccaaagatgctcaataggatttaggtcaggactcatagaagcacttcagaatagtctaatgtttcctcttagccattcttgggtgtttttagctgtgttttgggtcattatcctgttgcaagacccatgacctgcgactgagaccaagctttctgacactgagcagcacatttctctctagaatctCTTGATAGTCTTGAGATTTCATTGTACCCTGAACAGATTCAAGACCCCCTGTACCAGGTGCAGCAAagcaccatgtttcacagtagggacagTGTCCTTTTCCTCATATGCttcatttttctgtctgtaaacaTAGAGCTGATGTGCCTTGACAAAAAGTTCCAGAAGCTTTGTGGCTTCTCAACATGTAGTTTAGCAATTTCCAGTCtggctttttaatgttttgttttcaacaaTGGTGTCCTCCTTGGTCATCTCCCATTAAGTTCACTTTGGCCCAAACAGTGATGGTGTGATCTGACACTGATGCTCTTCAAGCTTAAAGTTCACCTTTAATCTCTTTAGAAGtttttctgggctcttttgttaCCTTTCGTATTATCCGTCTCTTTGATTTGTCATCAATTTTCCTCCTGCGGCCACGTCCAGGGAGGTTAGTGTGAcgctgggatgagacgggaggcggatttataagcgggtaagaacaatactttaataaataaataaacaaataaacaaacaggggaataacgaatataaatatgtacataaacaaacagggaaaacaaacaaagagctaaactaaacagataagtagctaaactaaacagataataactaaacagggataaggaatatatacaaaggaataaatacgtaaatatgtacaaaacaaataaataacgtgaagcaataacgtgacgtagaAAACAatagtaaacgtggcgagacaaacgacagaggaaggtgcaaagaccgacagcaaacgtagactaacaagtactatttatactaaacatgaaacaatgaacacctggggaaacaggtaacgaggggcggagctacaaattacacacacgtaatggaaaagtacaagagaaacacactaggaaacggggaaaacacaggaaaacatagcgagggcgtaacagaagcccctccctaaacgcgcagctcccgaggcgcgtaaaaacgaaccccgggggccggcggcggggagaggccaggaaacacaagagacgagacctgagacttaacatggggcagaactggagactggactgaagaccggacaggagactggacagagaaaggagactgaaccagggacgtgactggagactggacattgggcgagacaggagactggacaggaaactggacaggggacgatgactggacgtgagacatgacgggtgactggacaggactagacatgggaacgggaacaaaaacattaacaggaacagacacgaagacggtgacaggaacaggcacagaaaaaccagacaagacaggaacaggaacacagacagacacggggaccagaacagggagcgacatggggaccagaaccacttggggatgcccaggactggctaaagtctgtggggtagtccatggaaccagcctgggcaaagttcttgggctggagtccgggggccttggggcagacctgggtaCACGGGGCTTGGGGcgaaacttagtcctgggtgccgggataggcgtgggtgtggtgacgggcctcgctggcgacgcgacggcttgggcagcagaagctggaggcgcggcgactcgggcagcaggagctggcggtgcggcgacttgggcagcaggagctggcggtgcggcaactcgggcagcaggagctggcggtgcggcgtctcgggcagcaggagctgacggtgcggcgactcgggcagtaggcactggcggtgcggcatctcgaGCAGCTGGAGCTGACGGCGCGGCGACTAGAGCAGCTGGAGCTGGCAGCGTGACAACGAGCATCGCTGgcgtcggcgctggagcggtaggcaccgctggcataggagcatggacggtgggcactgctggcatcggcacatgggcagtggacaccgctggcacaggaacatggacggtgggcaccgctggcacaggaacatggacggtgggcaccactggcatcggcacatgggcagtgggcaccgctggcacaggaacatggacggtgtctgcCACCGCTGACATcatagcaggagcggtgggcatcactggcatcgtagcaggagcggtgggcaccgctggcatcgtagcatggacggtgggcaccgctggcacaggaacataggcggtgggcaccgctggcacaggaacataggcggtgggcaccgctggcacaggaacattggcggtgggcaccgctggcacaggaacattggcggtgggcaccgctggcacaggaacactcacgtgaacagacttggacccttgggcagtAGGTGTCTGCGTGGAGACTCGGGCTGCTGGAGAGAGCACGGAGACTTTGCTTGAATTCActgcagcgtattcaggttccagGGCAGCAGGAGCAGTATAGGGTAGCGCCGTTGCCATGGAGACTTTAGAGCGGAGATCTGCTGCCGTCCTCGGAGCCTCGAAAACCCGGGCTGGAGCTGCTGATTCCCCGGAAGAGTCCAGCGCATCGGAGTGCGGCTGGGCGGCCGCCGTGGAGGCTGGATCTGCCGCCGTTGGAGAAGCAGGCGCCGCTGCAGCCGGAGAGGAGAGCGCCGTAGCAGCCAGAGAAACATGAGCCGTGGagaagcttggagctgcagccgccggagatgcTAGCTGAGTTAGCCGCTTAGCCTTGGAGaagcctggagctgcagccgccggagatgctagctgggttagccgcgtagccttggagaagcttggagctgcagccgccggagatgctagctggttagccgctgaagctagctgcggagccgacgaggtggagcgcgccctgggaggcaagcgggctctcgtcgGACAGTACAACTCGTCCTCCAAACTGGACGCGGcagcgaggaggtccacgtaatcccagaaatagtcctcacagcccgcgtttctgcccgccttgcctaccGCGCGGTTCGGAtcgaggccgatggccccaaccgttagccccccccaagaaaatcctcagaaTCTTGGGACCTCTTAGAGCGCCGTGACCGAGGCCTTCttcggcctcgaggcctcggattatcctgcgccgaggtcccaaagggagcGTGACGGATGGCCAGCTTGCATCCAGCCCAAGGGTTACCCGCAAAATCCATATGGTCGGTCTTTATGTGAcgctgggatgagacgggaggcggatttataagcgggtaagaacaatactttaataaataaataaacaaataaacaaacaggggaataacgaatataaatatgtacataaacaaacagggaaaacaaacaaagagctaaactaaacagataagtagctaaactaaacagataactaaacagggctaaagaatatatacaaaggaataaatacgtaaatatgtacaaaacaaataaataacgtgaagcaataacgtgacgtagaAAACAatagtaaacgtggcgagacaaacgacagaggaaggtgcaaagaccgacagcaaacgtagactaacaagtactatttatactaaacatgaaacaatgaacacctggggaaacaggtaacgaggggcggagctacaaattacacacacgtaatggaaaagtacaagagaaacacactaggaaacggggaaaacacaggaaaacatagcgagggcgtaacagttaGCTACAGTCCTGTGGATGTTACATTTCTGAATAATATGTGAACTGTATTCACAGGAAATTCAAGctgcttaaaaatgcttaaaaaaataacctttcactttaacatgcttttaattttattaaattttctcCTGAAACAACTCTTTCCTTCACttcctctggtccatgttgagtgtggtacacaccacttcaccaaacagcacagtgactaccTGTAGCCCTATATATATAGACCCACTGATTGATTACAAGATTTAGAcacctgtgatgctaattagtggacacaccttgatttaacatgtgcctttagtcacattattttcaaaggtaccatcatttttgtccaggcctgtgtaatgagtttactttttaaaacaattatgttgaagcacagttgaaaatcaatgtcagattttcatttatttattttcatagaatttttatttagtattacttttgtcaaattcaagttatttctgtgaccattgtgggtttttcattcacgcttcattttcctccaaatctctctctctctcttccccatgctttctcacacacacacaaacacacacacacacacacacacaaacagctgaaggcatgttttctctttccattctgttaaaggtggaatatggagctactctagtgtttatttcctccattaaagctctcagttaaaatcagttactcagcacattaaaatattctcatttatactgacattagcaATACAGCAAAAgataatctagtctgccagacacaacacactgcacaatgattgttgtcccttcacagaatattgttgtgattaatacaattaatgttttaatttgattcatataacttatataaatatagtataatttagttttgcttttctaacactgatgcttttattcaagaatatctggtaggtcacatggtgcACTGTTCCATATTTGGAGGTGtgagtttaatgtttaaatattgaatatattgttttgattaatatatttaataagcaAATCTTACGATCATTTAAGAagtgcagtttattacaatataatacttttctaaacatgtttttgaataatgcaaaatacagttttttttatgtgacaaaattacaaaaatgatttagatattgtttttatcagaattacacacccctaatatagatatataattatactgtaatttactctcattgttcAGGTCAGTCAGTCTAATCTAAACCCCGCCTCCCCATCACACCACAGCTGTGTACACTGATCATTACATACAGTGAATCTCACACTGAcctcctgtgtatgtgtgtgaaagtgtgtgtgtgtgtgtgtgtgtgtgtgagggtgtgtgtgagggtgagtgtgtgtgagggtgtgtgagggtgtgtgttatatgctttaaaaaggtaaattatagaaaaagtaaatgatgtaagtgatgtttctctcactgtgggtcagaggtcatatcttcactgctgaaatcaggAGGAATAATGATGgactggtcactcttcatagaaacacagctgggttctggagaagctcctctctgggtttcagttctgttaacattaaacacagtgaaactccagcatttacacagtgaaactccaacacacagcacatctttaataaagatcaggaactgaagagcttcactctcagaacagaacagtagtttagtgcagtgatgtaccgagacccagagcttcctcctccactgctgaacccTGGAGGAATCATCATGgacgcgtcactcttcatagacactccactgggggctggagatgctgctctcttctccctgtaaacagatcttcatgatgatccatgatgagagtaaagtgtggagtaatgtgttcctttactaaaacttattcacaggttccagactaacttcttcataaccgtcccagaagcgtcccgaagctttctgtcagctgccccaaactgaaaaacgctcgtctaataaaaatacatattttaatttctttaacaatactgttgaatatatttgtgtttatgatgtcacaatgtcatcacctgattagatcatatttactatatgtattttatagatctgtgtctagttaataacatgtattgttaagagctacacaattacacaattatactgtattataaactaaaaggtatattttctatactgaactctaacagagatacagatcaggggtacgtttcccaaaagcgtagttgctaactacattagcaacttacatagtctggacgatgcagctgcgacgcaggtgtttcccaaaagcgtagttggaactatggaggtaaccacgttagtaacttacatagtgcgaaccttagttaagctactcaggtgtttcccaaaaccgtagttccagcgaatgttcgcaactatcGTGGTTCAGCTgtgtcgttccaactacagctctagacctgtcgttaggagttcctggtgattagtgcagacgatggacggtaggatacagaaagctgataaatcacattaatattgctgcacgaggatttaagatgtcaagtgtacataattatttttaatgtttgtcttt includes the following:
- the LOC111196236 gene encoding NACHT, LRR and PYD domains-containing protein 3-like produces the protein MDLQNSSSGGGPPVLKEKRAASPAPSGVSMKSDASMMIPPGFSSGGGSSGSRTETQRGASPEPSCVSMKSDQSIIIPPDFSSEDMTSDPHEKKKNFSRKELDHIFKELQEKFISLVKNELNTFKNLLNPDYPACSEGEVEDGQKEGVLKVTLHILRNMNQADLANTLESKLAPACQRKLKSKLRDKYQILNEGISGHVKSALLNEIYTELYITEGDGGDVNQEHEVKQMEAASRKKTTQEKPIKCNDIFKPLPEQKRPIRTVLTKGVAGIGKTVSVQKFILDWSEGEVNQDILFIFPLPFRELNLMKEKKLSLVNLLQSFFPETQDLKPRHYKSYKIMFIFDGLDECRLPLDFQNNENLVNIEEQTSVDVLLTNLIKGNLLPSALLWITSRPPLDQQQSVRSLLSVLIR